The following is a genomic window from Methylomarinum vadi.
CGACAAGCAAGGCAAATTGCAAGGCTATTACTCGGTAAGACGCAAGCCGCCTCAATCGGCGTTGGATGTATTGATTCCGGTTTACCGGGAGATGCTGGCGATAGAAAAACGCAGTTCGGCTAAGGAGGCGCCTGACAAGTCCCTGGCTTATTTGTTCGATGTCGTCCAGCAAAGTGGCGCCAAGAGCTATAACAATCTCGTGCTGGATCTGTATAAACCGAATGATGTGATATGAAAAATTCCAACGCCAACATTCCATTCCTGAGCGACAAAGTCACATACGCCGTTAGCGCTATTGTCCTGTTCAGCTTGGCCGTATTCGGCTATTGCACTTTTTTCTACGGATTTTCCTGGGTAGTTTTGCTGTTAACGGTTCCATTGCCGGTCATCGCGATTTTAATAAAACGGCAAATGACACAATATCTACTGGTGTTGGATCAACTGCAAAAGGTATTGCTGCGCACCAATCAAGGCGAGCTTTATCACCGGATCACGCGCACCAGGGGCATGGGCGAAGTCGGCAAGGTGGCATGGGAATTGAATGAGATGCTCGATATCATGGAATCCTATTTTAAGGAAATCAATACCTGTTTCAGCCAGGCGGCAAAAGGCAACCATGATCGTTATGCCTTGGCAGACGGTTTTCCGGGGCTATTAAAGACCTCGGCCCTTAACATCAATATCGCGCTGCAACACATGAATGAAAATGAAATGAATATGACCAAAAACCGCTTGTCCGCCGGTCTGCATAATCTGAATACCAGGAATTTATTGGATAACCTTAAATCCAACCAAGACGATTTGCTCAACATCACCGAACAAATGCGCAAGGTCGAGGAGATCGCGACCGAAACCGGCGAGAACGCGGAAGCGAGCCTGTCGACGGTCGAAGAGATCGGTAGTTCGTTGACCAACATCAACGACAATATTCATGGCGTGACGGATGTCATCACGGCGTTGATCAACGACAGCAAGAAAGTCACCGAATCCTTGTCGATGATAACCGGCATTGCCGATCAGACCAATTTGCTGGCATTGAATGCCTCCATCGAGGCGGCTCGGGCCGGCGAGCATGGCCGCGGTTTCGCCGTCGTGGCCGACGAAGTGAAGAATTTGTCGGAACATACCAAAGATGCCGCGTTGGAAGTCTCCAAGACGTTGACATCCTTCAATCAACGGGTCGAGCAGATGCACCAGGAAGCGGAAAATTCGGCAAATTTGTCTCAGGAGGTAATGGAGCAGGTCAATTCATTCCGCCATCAGTTTTCCGGTTTGTCGGAATCGGCCCAGGATTCGATCGGCTATATTTCCTATGCCACGGACAAATGTTTTGCTTTGTTGACCAAGCTGGATCATATCGTTTACAAGCAAAACGCCTATATCGCAATCGAGAATCCGGACGATTGTCCCCAACATGAGGCTATCATGGTCGACTGTCATCACTGCCGTCTGGGGCAATGGTACGACAGCGGCACCGGCTATGAGGCTTTTCGTCATACCGTGGCCTATGCCAAGCTGGCCGCGCCGCACGCCGATGTACATCAGTACACTCAGCAAGCCTACGCCGTATCCCGGCAAAACTGGCAGGAAAATCCCGATTTGCTCGACAATATTCTTTCCTGTATGCAACAGACGGAGGACGCCAGCGCCGACGTCATGAATTATATCGACGCCATGGTCGAGGAAAAGCACCGGTAACTTGTCGAGCGCCGCTAACGCCGTTTGCTTGTCTGGCGTTAGCGGCACACGGCATAAGATTCGGTCATTGGTCTTTCATCCGGAGTTTTTTAATTCGTCTCTTGCTTTTTTTCTTCCCGCTTTTTCCATAATCCGCCGCTGGAGAAACATTGCCAGCCCCATTTCAACCAGTCGAGCAGGGACACGGCGAGCCATAACGACCACAGCAGCATCAAGATGCGATAGACGAACAAGGGGGCCGAAACTACGGTGGCGGTCGGCAACGTCGAGGCATTGCGGTCCTGATACCAATTCAAATTGAACGCCGTGGACTGGTTGCCGGCAATCTGCATGTCGGGGGAGCCCAACAAACCTTGTTGCACGGCATAAAATAGAAGTAATAGGGCGATCAGGCTGAGTCCGGCCAGCGTTACCTGCATGAAATTGAAATTACCCGGATTCTGCAGCGGTTTTTCCTTTCTGATGCCGAGAGCCATCAGCCAGAATACGACCAGCAAGCCGGCCGCGACCGGAATCTGGCTAAGGCCGACCAACAGCAAAAACCATTGCCAATGTTTTAACGGCGTCCAACGGACCTTGCCCAGGCCGAACGAGAGCAAAGCGAGTACGATCAACACGCCCCAGATCAAGGCGGCCGGTCCGAATTTGGGTCCGAACGTAAACAGCACCCAGCGGTCGTGCCCCACGATGACGCGAATATGACTGTTGACGCTGCCGAGATTCAGATTGACCTTCGGTGTCGTCAGCCAATTTTCCTGTTCCTTGTTTTCATGCCATTTGAGTGTGATTTGCTGGGTTCCCGGCTGAATGGGTAACGTGACGATTCTTCCCTGTTGCCGAATCGGTTGGGTGATAGCGTTGATCATCACCGACTGCAACACGGCATCGCCGGGTAATTCGACGTTATGTTGCGTTCCTTTCGAGCTTCTGACATGCAGTTGCAGTTGCGCCTCCTGAGAACGTTTACCGGGTTTGATTTGCAGCTCGGTTTTGTCGATGGTCAGCGTCTCGCCGGCGACGGCTTCAGGGCGGGTGATGAGCAGGCCGACCTTTTCGCCTGGCCAGGGCCGCCATTCGGGTAGCCAGCGGCCCCGGTCCTGATGATGGACCACGGCGATGCCGGAAGTCTCGAGATGCCAGATGGGACTGACATCGGCGCGCCACACCTCGGTCCAAAGTTCATTGCTTGCCGCTTGCAGTTCGATCCGCTCCGATTTTTCCAACGCCGATTGCCAGGACAGGGTCCCCTGCCCGGCCGGCATGTTGACCAAGACGCGCCGGTCCTTGACTCGTATATTGGCGCTAGTTACGGACTCGCCCGGCAATAGCGGATATTCAAGCACGACCGGCGCTTCGCTTTGTTCCACGCGTATGACCCGGGTGTCGATGCGCCAGTCCAATCCCAAGCGCAACGTTCTTTCGATGCGGATAAACGGCGGCAGTATGCTGGGCTGTAAAGCGGTCAATTCCTTGTGTTGTTTGTTTTGTATGCGCGTGAACTGCAATTGGTCGGCCGTTTGGCCGTTTTCGTGCAGGCCTTCCACGCTCCAGCCTTTGCTCTCCAGTTCGACCCGGTGCGGTTTCAAGGGCAATGGCAAGGTAAATTGATGATTTAACGGATTCAGGCCCTGCATTTCCACCTCATGCCGGCCTTGCGGCAGGCTCAGCCACAACTTGCCGTCGCCGTGTTGCATCAATGCCTGCGCTTGCTCGCCATCGACCTTCACGCGGGCCGGATACCATTGTTCGTATTGCGCCGGTAACGGCACCGCGCTATCTGCCTCGGCATGAACCTGCAGACGGATGCTCATCGTTTGTTCTTCGATGTCGATAAGCATATCCGCTATTTGCGCACACGACGGCACGCAATCGGGCGCTTGCAGTAACCGGCTTTTCAATTCGTTCAGCATTTGCTCGCTGGGAAATCCCGCATAAGCCGGTTTCTCTGGCAAGCCAACCAACGTGGCGAGCAATAGCAGGCTCAAGGTCGGCATGGAAAGTTTCAATTGGTTATTCAGCATGCCAAACATCAACAAGCTTAATAGCAGCAACAAGGCCACTCGGACAAAGTTCAGCAACATCGTGACTGCAGGCGGCAACAGCCATAATTCCAGTTGCTGCGACCGGTCGACCCGCCCGTTCCAGGACAACTGGATTTTATGCCATTGCCATTGCGGCAGCCCAGGACCGGTCTGCAACTTGGCGTCCGGATCGATGCGGTCGAACTCCACGGCTTTTTCTTGCTCGCGCAGGGCTTGCGGCGCGTAAGACTTGCGCGCCACGGACGCGGACTTGCCGGCCATTCTGATACTGTCGGCGGCCGTTTCGGCGACTTCCTGCGCCGTATCGGTCACGGACAGCAGCGTGGGTTGCGGCGAGATGGGCAACCATTGTTTCTCCAACTGCGGATACAACCCGACCCTGACCTGGTCGACCATGAAGGGAATCGCAATCAGCAGCAGAGCCAGCCAACTGATATTGCGGTACCATTTGATGAAATGGTGCATGCGCCCGGCCGGCAATACTCTAAGCAATGCCACGGCGGCCAGAATATTCAACCAGACGAAACGCGGCGCATCGGGTTCATGCCAGATCAATGCCAGGGAGAACAGCGCGAACAGGCCCCAATAAAGATTCCACAGGCGACTGATTGCTAATGCGGCAATCAATACCAGGAACAGGTCTAGCAAGGTCCAGCGGGAAATCCAACTATTCGGGTCGTTGTCGACGCCGCCGGCCGCCAACAAGCGCCAACCCGGCGGCAGGTTCAATTCGGCCCTGACCTGCTGGAAATCCTGTTGCCAACCCACCGCATTGAGCTGCCCGATTCTGCCGGTGAGACGACTGTCGGCCTTGATTTGCAAGGCGCCCTTGCGGACCTCGATACCCTCCTGCTCGGAATCTTGCAAACGGGTAATCAATTGATTCTGGCCATTCATCTGTACTTGACCGAGTTGCATGTCGGGTCGCGCATTCAGGCGCCAGCCGCTGGTCATCTTGCCGTTGATTTTGTCTTCGACGCTATAGCCGCCGCCGTCGAAATCCAGCCACAGCGTGCGAAACAAGCTGAGCTGATTCGGCTCCGGTTCCGGGTCGCCGCGGCGGATCACCTTGAAAACCATGCTGTCGCCCTGGTTGACCCGGTAAGCGGGTAAATTCCGCCATTGTCCAGGCAAATTGGTTTGGCTGGGGTCGATGGCGGTCAAGTTTTCGATTTCGACCAAGCGAAGATGGGGTTGCGCCTGGAAAACCCAGATTTCCGCTTCCGGCCAGCCGGCATCGTTCACCGCGAAGGTGAGTTTTGTCAGCGGTTCGGGATGGCGGGCATTGAGTTCGACATGCCAGCGTCCAGGCCTGACTTGCAGCAACAAACTGCCGTCGCCTTCGAGCCGGGCCGGCAAGGGGCTGTTCAGGGCAATCGGGATAAAGGATTTTAGCAGGGCATGGGATAGCTTGATTTCTCGCTGTTCGCCGGAGACTTCCAATTCCAGATAAGTGATCAATTGTAGCGGCACGCCATCGAAAACTTCCCTGAAAACCTGTAAATCCAACCGGTTTTGCACGCTTTCCGGCTTTTTTCGGCCGGTATCGCTGTCCTTCAGCCACACGGCCCCTTTTTTCAGCGAGGGGAAAGAAATGATTTTGCCGTTCACCGTCAGACTGAGCAAGCCGGTTTCCCCAGGTATCGCCAGATTGTCGGGAATACGGTCCCAGAAGAATTGCCCGGTGATTCGATATTCGCCGGGCTCGAGCCTCAGGACCGGTTTGCCGTGACGTTTCATGACCGCCACCGGCTTGTCGTTAGCCTTTACATTCTGGGGCCAGTGCTTATCGTTGCCCGGCAAGGTGATCCAGTCTTGCCGATAAACGTGCCAGCCGCTGTCGAAATGACCTTGCTGGTCGTCGATTTCCAATTGTAAACGGCCGGGCCAACTACAGTGTTTTTGTTGAAAATTATTATGGAAAAAAGGGCATTGGTAGTCTTTTTCATCCTGCAACACCCAGCCGGTCCACGGTTTCAAGGGCTCGGGCACTTGTTCGACGGTTAATGGCGCGGCGTGCAGAACGCTACCAAGACACAGCGACAACAAAAACAGTAGGCATGGAAGACGCATGGCTATTTCCCCAGGGCAACGGACAATTTCTTAATTGTAGCCGTTATAGAATCAATTATTTAGCCGCCTTGCCTTTTTCTATTCAATCAAACAGTTACCGTTCCGTATGAGATATTCAACTATGTTCCGCTAGAGTTCATTTTTCAAGCGTTGATAAATGCCGCCGAAACCGCCGTTGCTCATCAATAGAGCATGGACGCCGGCCTTTTTTTCCGATTTAAGCCGGGCGATGATGGCTTCGAGAGTCGTGCATATTTCGATATTGTCGGCATACTGCCGCAATAAACTTAAATCCCAACCCAGATTCTCCGGTTGATAAATGAGCGCGAGATCGGCTTGCGTCAACGATTGCGCCAGCGATTGCGTATGGATGCCCATGCGCATGGTGTTGGAACGGGGCTCGACGACGGCGATGATTTTTTCCTGGCCGACTCGTTTGCGCAAGCCGTCCAGCGTCGTTTTGATCGCGGTCGGATGGTGGGCAAAATCGTCGTACAGGGTCATGCCGTCGATTTCGGCGATCACTTCCATGCGCCGCTTGACGTTCTTAAACTGTTTCAGCGCGGCGATGGCGTCCGCCGGCAGGATGCCGATATGTCTGGCCGCAGCGATGGCGGACAGGGCGTTATAGACATTATGTTCGCCGGTCAAAGGCCAGCTTACCGTTCCCTGCGGTCGGTTTTCGAACAATACCGAAAATTGGCTGCCGTCGGCGTTGAGCAAATCGGCCCGCCAAAGGGCGTCGCTATCGACAGCTGTTTTCTGTACCGGCGTCCAGCAGCCCTTGTTCAAGACGTCGGCGATAGTGTTATCCTGTTGCGGCGTGATGATCAAGCCTTCGCCGGGTATGGTGCGGATCAGGTGGTGGAACTGTGTTTTGATCGCCTCCAGGTCGGGAAAAATGTCGGCATGGTCGAACTCCAAGTTGTTTAAAATCGCTGTTCGGGGGCGGTAATGAATAAACTTGGAGCGTTTGTCGAAAAAAGCCGAATCGTACTCATCCGCTTCGATGACGAAGAAGTCGGATTCGCCCAACCTGGCGGAAATGCCGAAGTTCAAGGGAATACCGCCGATCAGAAAGCCCGGTTTGAAACCTTGATACTCCAGTATCCAGCTGAGCATGCCAGTGGTGGTCGTTTTGCCGTGGGTGCCGGCAACACCCAACACCCAGCGGTTTTGCAGCACATGCTCGGCCAACCATTGCGGGCCGGAAACATAAGGCAGGCCTTGGTTCAATACCGCCTCGACCTCGGGATTTCCGCGCGATAGTGCGTTGCCGATGACGACCAGGTCCGGGTTGCCATCCAGGTTTTCCGGATTATAACCCTGCATAAGTTCGATACCTTGTTGCTCCAACTGAGTGCTCATCGGCGGATAGACATTCTGATCGGAACCGCTGACTTGGTAACCCATTTGCCGGGCGATTACCGCCAGGCCGCCCATGAAAGTGCCGCAGATGCCGAGAATATGTATATGCAGGGGGTGTTCCTTATTGGTCATTGGTTGAAGTTTCCTGTTGCTTATCTGGTGCTGGTCCGGCTTGCTTCGCCGCATCGACGGTTTCGGGAGCGGCCGGTGCCGCTTCTTCCTTGGCGCCGGCCTGTTCCAACATCTGTACGATGTGAGGATGAGAATTTTTTTTCGCCCGCGCCAGCACGGTCACGTTTTGTTTATCGAAGGCATTGATATCGGCGCCGGCGGCAAGTAATAATGTGACGATTTCCGTATCGCCGAATACCAGGGCGTCCATCAACGCGGTCGTGCCGGAGTTGTCGGCCACATTGACATCGGCGCCGTAGCCGAGTAATACCTTGACGGCCCGGACATTGCCGTTAAAACTGGCCGCCATCAATGCGGTTCTGCCGCCGGCGGTGGTGGCATTGACATCGACTCCTTGCGCCAGCAGCGACGCCAGGCGTTCGGGTTTGCCGGCCAGGGCGGCGGCGAATAAATCGTTGCCATCCTCTGCCATTGCCAGGGAGACATGAGCTAGCAGAATCAATAAAGGCAATGTTTTCAGTGACATGGAATAGTTGCTTGCGTTTAGGTGTCAGTTACGATGAAATAGCCGCAAAATTTGTTAACTACATCGCACATAAAATGTCCTTTCCAGGTCGAAAAACTTCCAAAAATCGGCATTTTAGTGTGTAAACACTGTACACCATGACTCGATGAGCGAAAAAAATAAAATTATAGTCGAAGCCAAACCCCAATACATTGAAGCACAATCCTCGCCCGAAGACGACCGTTATGTGTTCGCCTATACCATCACGATCACCAATGTCGGCACCGTTCCGGCCACGTTGTTGACCCGGCATTGGTTGATCACCGACGCCAACGGCAAAATCCAGGAAGTCACCGGCGAAGGCGTTATCGGAGAACAGCCTTACTTGAAGCCGGGCGAATCCTTTCGCTACACCAG
Proteins encoded in this region:
- the mpl gene encoding UDP-N-acetylmuramate:L-alanyl-gamma-D-glutamyl-meso-diaminopimelate ligase, whose protein sequence is MHIHILGICGTFMGGLAVIARQMGYQVSGSDQNVYPPMSTQLEQQGIELMQGYNPENLDGNPDLVVIGNALSRGNPEVEAVLNQGLPYVSGPQWLAEHVLQNRWVLGVAGTHGKTTTTGMLSWILEYQGFKPGFLIGGIPLNFGISARLGESDFFVIEADEYDSAFFDKRSKFIHYRPRTAILNNLEFDHADIFPDLEAIKTQFHHLIRTIPGEGLIITPQQDNTIADVLNKGCWTPVQKTAVDSDALWRADLLNADGSQFSVLFENRPQGTVSWPLTGEHNVYNALSAIAAARHIGILPADAIAALKQFKNVKRRMEVIAEIDGMTLYDDFAHHPTAIKTTLDGLRKRVGQEKIIAVVEPRSNTMRMGIHTQSLAQSLTQADLALIYQPENLGWDLSLLRQYADNIEICTTLEAIIARLKSEKKAGVHALLMSNGGFGGIYQRLKNEL
- a CDS encoding methyl-accepting chemotaxis protein; translation: MKNSNANIPFLSDKVTYAVSAIVLFSLAVFGYCTFFYGFSWVVLLLTVPLPVIAILIKRQMTQYLLVLDQLQKVLLRTNQGELYHRITRTRGMGEVGKVAWELNEMLDIMESYFKEINTCFSQAAKGNHDRYALADGFPGLLKTSALNINIALQHMNENEMNMTKNRLSAGLHNLNTRNLLDNLKSNQDDLLNITEQMRKVEEIATETGENAEASLSTVEEIGSSLTNINDNIHGVTDVITALINDSKKVTESLSMITGIADQTNLLALNASIEAARAGEHGRGFAVVADEVKNLSEHTKDAALEVSKTLTSFNQRVEQMHQEAENSANLSQEVMEQVNSFRHQFSGLSESAQDSIGYISYATDKCFALLTKLDHIVYKQNAYIAIENPDDCPQHEAIMVDCHHCRLGQWYDSGTGYEAFRHTVAYAKLAAPHADVHQYTQQAYAVSRQNWQENPDLLDNILSCMQQTEDASADVMNYIDAMVEEKHR
- the apaG gene encoding Co2+/Mg2+ efflux protein ApaG; this translates as MSEKNKIIVEAKPQYIEAQSSPEDDRYVFAYTITITNVGTVPATLLTRHWLITDANGKIQEVTGEGVIGEQPYLKPGESFRYTSGAMIETPVGVMQGKYSMISDEGENFKALVPKFTLSIPRTLH
- a CDS encoding ankyrin repeat domain-containing protein; this encodes MSLKTLPLLILLAHVSLAMAEDGNDLFAAALAGKPERLASLLAQGVDVNATTAGGRTALMAASFNGNVRAVKVLLGYGADVNVADNSGTTALMDALVFGDTEIVTLLLAAGADINAFDKQNVTVLARAKKNSHPHIVQMLEQAGAKEEAAPAAPETVDAAKQAGPAPDKQQETSTNDQ